In the genome of Hydrogenophaga sp. PBL-H3, the window GGCCATTGCACCGACGTGTTTGCCGTGCCGATGGAAACCCTGTTCGATGCTGCGCGCGCCCAGCGCAACGCACAGGAGGTACCCCTGTGGTCGGGGCTGCGGATCAACGTGCACGCGCGCCTCAACGCGGGTGGTGAGCGGGCGCCCCTGCACGGCTCGGGCGCAGCGGTGCCGCTCAAGGATGTGGAAACCGCCCTCATCCGCAAGGCGGTGGAAGAGGCTCGCGGCAACGTGATGGAAGCCGCGCGCGCACTGGGCATCAGCCGGGCCACGGTGTACCGCAAGCTCGGCGCCCAGCGCGACCGCAGCTGATTCGACAGGCGCCCTCCGTTCGGGCTGAGCCTGTCGAAGCCTTCACGCGGTGTGGGCCCCCAAGGGCTGCGACAAGCTCAACCTGAACGGGTAGCGTCCAGCTCGGCCAGCTCGGCCTCGCTGAACACACGCGAGCGTGTGTGGAAGGCCTTGCCTTCGGGCCCCTCCAGCGAAAACGTGCCGCCGTGGCCTTCGATCACGTCGATGATCAGCTGCGTGTGGCGCCAGTATTCGTATTGCGCGCGGCCAATGTAGAAGGGGCTGCCGCCCACGTCACCCAGGTACACATCGCCCGCACCCATGGTGATTTCGCCGGGCAGATAACAGTTGGCGGCGCTGTTGTCGCAGCAGCCGCCGCTCTGGTGAAACATCAGGTCCGGGCCGTGTTTGGTTTTGAGGAAGGCCACCAGTTCGAGGGCGGCTGGGGTGGCTACTACTTTGTCGACCATGGTGTTTTCTTCTCTTGGGTTTTGTGGGTGCTCGCAGCTTCGTGGACGGTGTGGGCAGCCGCCTCATGCTGGAGTACCAGAAATCGGCGTCTGCCCACACCGTCCACGAAGCCGGGTGGTTGGAGCGCCACCGTCGTCGCGCGGAAAGCCACGTGGATTCCCAAGGGGTGACCACCGATTTCTGGTACTCCAGTATGAGGTGGGCGCCCCTTGGGAATCCACGTGGCGACCCCTCCGGCGAGAAGGGAGTCAAAGGCTCGTCAGAAAAACCCGAGCTTGTTTTCCGAGTACGAAACCAGCAGGTTCTTGGTCTGCTGGTAGTGGTCCAGCATCATCTTGTGCGTCTCGCGCCCGATGCCCGATTCCTTGTAGCCACCAAACGCCGCGTGCGCCGGGTAGGCGTGGTAGCAGTTGGTCCACACGCGCCCGGCCTTGATGGCGCGGCCCATGCGGTAGGCCACGTTGCCGTTGCGGCTCCACACGCCGGCACCCAGGCCGTACAGCGTGTCGTTGGCGATCGCCAGCGCTTCGGCCTCGTCCTTGAAGGTGGTCACGGCCAGCACCGGGCCGAAGATTTCTTCCTGGAAGATGCGCATCTTGTTGTGGCCCTTGAACAGCGTGGGCTGCACGTAGTAGCCGCCTTCCAGATCACCACCCAGGTGGGCCTGGCCACCACCGGCCAGCACCTCGGCGCCCTCCTGCTTGCCCAGGTCCAGGTACGAGAGGATCTTGGTCAGCTGCTCCTTGCTGGCCTGCGCACCCATCATGCTGTCGGTGTCCAGCGGGTTGGCGTGTTTGATGGCGGCCACGCGTTTCAACACGCGCTCCATGAAGCGGTCGTAGATGCTTTCCTGGATCAGCGCACGGCTCGGGCAGGTGCACACCTCGCCCTGGTTGAACGCGAACAACACGAGACCTTCGATGGCCTTGTCGAGAAAGGCATCGTCCTTGTCCATGATGTCGGCGAAGAACACGTTGGGCGACTTGCCACCGAGCTCCAGCGTGGCCGGAATCAGGTTGTTGGCTGCGGCCTGCGCGATCACGCGGCCGGTGGAGGTGGAGCCGGTGAACGCGATCTTGGCGATGCGCTTGGAGGTGGCCAGCGGCATGCCGGCTTCGCGGCCGTAGCCGTTGACGATGTTGAGCACACCCGGGGGCAGCAGGTCGCCGATGAGTTCGGCCAGGATCAGGATGCTGATGGGCGTGGACTCGGCGGGCTTGAGCACCACGCAGTTGCCCGCACCCAGCGCGGGCGCAAGTTTCCATGCCGCCATGAGGATGGGGAAGTTCCACGGAATGATCTGGCCGATCACGCCCAGCGGTTCCTGGATGTGGTACGCCACCGTGTTCTCGTCGATGTTGGAGAGGGAGCCCTCCTGCGCGCGCACGCAGCCCGCAAAGTAGCGGAAGTGATCCACCGTGAGCGGGATGTCGGCGTTGAGCGTTTCGCGGATCGCCTTGCCGTTGTCCACGGTCTCGGCGTAAGCCAGCACTTCGAGGTTGGCTTCGATGCGGTCAGCGATCTTCAGCAGCACGTTCGCACGCTCGGCCGCGGAGGTCTTGCCCCAGGCGTCGGCTGCAGCGTGCGCGGCATCGAGCGCGAGTTCGATGTCTTCGGCCGTGGAACGCGCCGCGCGGGTGTACACCTTGCCCGACACGGGCGTGATGACGTCGAAGTACTGGCCCTGCATGGGCGCGATCCAGCGCCCGCCAATGAAGTTGTCGTACTGGTTTTTGTAAGTGATCTTGGCGCCGGCGGCGCCAGGAGCTGCATAGAGCATGTTGTCTTCCTGAGGGTGAACGTTGATGGCGAAACCTGTGTTGTCAGGCGCTCTTCAAACCTCAAGTTCCATGCCATGGGCTTTTCACGGCAAAGCGCTGCAAGACAGCACACAAGGCGCGTGGCGACTGTCCCGAAACCGTGCGAACCGGCTGCGTGTTGTCCCAACCCAGCACACCCGGTGCGATGCTCATGCGCAGGCGGTGCCGCGTGTGGCTCCTCCCGCCGGGCGATGATCTACAGCAGTGGGCGCAGGATGCCCGCGGTCTCCTGCAACGCCGGGATCAGTTCCGCTGCAATTCGGGCGTCATCCCAGAACGCGGCCTGCAGTGTCATGCCGATGGCGGCACGGACTTCGCCGCGACGGTCGGTGAGCCGCACGGCCACGCCCACCAAACCCGGATCAAGTCGGCCACGTGAGATCCAGGCATCGCTGCCGCGCGATACGCGCACCTGTTCAAGAAACGCATCACGGTCCACCACCGTGCTCGCTGTAAAAGCGCTGAACTCGTGGGCCGCCACCCAGGACTGCAACGCGTCGTCCGACCAAGCGGCCAGCAGCACCGTTCCGGGCCCCACCACGTGAGCCGGCACGCGAGCGCCCGCGTAGAAGCCGATCGACACCACGCGCGGACTGTTGCTGCGCGCCACATAGACCACCTCGTGGCCGTCGAGCAAACTGACGTTGACGGTTTCGCCTGTGGCAAGCGACAGGCGCTGGATGAAGGGCTGAACCAGGCGTGGCAACCGCGCCGCTTCCAGGTAGCTCTGACCGAGCCGCAACACGCGCGGCGCCAGCCAAAAGCGTTTGCCATCGCTGTCGGCATATCCGAAGTGGCACAAGCTCAGCAAGTGGCGCCTGGCCGCACTGCGCGGAATGCCGGTGCGCGTCGCGACCTCGGCCACGGTCATGCGCGGATGTCCGTCGTCAAAGCTTTCGATCACGGCCAATCCGCGACCCAGACCAGCAATCAGGTCGTGCGGATCGATGGGGAGCCGGGGCGCCACCGCTTCGGTCGAGGAATGGGACGGGACAACCATAGGGAAAACCCAAGTTTCGTTCGCTGATCGATTTACATGTTCGGTGAGCGGACATTTTGACAAATTGTGACTACCGCTTATGCGCTCGCCTTCCTACACTTCGCGCTCCAACCCAAACCACCCGGAGACAAGCATGATCACACTTCGCCGCACCTTCCTGGCCACCTCGCTGGCCACCGCCTCGCTGCTGTTGTCGTTGCCCGGCGCCGCGCAGGACATTCAAGTCCGCGCCATCAAATTCACCGCAGCCAGCAACAAAGGCCACCCACAGGTGATGGGCGTGGAAAAGTTTGCCGAGATCGTGGCGAAAAAGAGCGGCGGCAAATTGAACGTCAAACCATTTCCCGGCGGCGCACTCGGCCCCGACGCCCAGGTGGTGTCGGCCATGCAAGGCGGCAATGTCGAGATGAATGTGATGAACGCCAGCCTGCTGGCCGGCAACGTCAAGGAAATGGCAATCTTCGATTACCCGTTTCTGTTCGGCAACGCCAAGGAAGCGGATGCCGTGATCGACGGCCCGGTAGGTCGAAAGTTGCTCGACAAGCTGCAGGAACGTGGCCTCGTGGGCCTGGCGTACTGGGACCTGGGTTTCCGCCAGATGCACACGACCAAGAAGGCGATCCGCACCGCCGATGACCTCAAGGGCGTGAAGATGCGCGTGATTCCCACCGCCCAGTACGTTGACTTCATGAACACCATTGGCGCAACAGCGACACCCATGCCGTACACCGAGACCTATTCCGCGCTGGAGCAGGGCGCCATCGACGGCATGACCAACCCGCTGCTCAACATCGTGAACGAGAAGTTCTACGAGGTCACGAAGCACCTGACGCTGACCAACCACATGTACACGCCCCAGGCCGTGATCGTGAGCAAGAAATTCTGGGACAAGCTGTCGGCCGACGAGCAGAAAATCTTGCAGGACGCAGCCAGCGAAACCGCTCTTTACCAACGCAAGGTCGCACGCGAGGAGGCGACCAAGGCGCTCGATACCCTGAAGAAAAACGGAATGCAGGTGTACGAAATGCCGGCGCAGGAGATTGCCAAACTGCGTGAGCGCGCCAAGCCGGCCATGGACAAGCTCACAGCACAGGTTGGCGAGCCGCTGGTCAAGGACATGATCGCAGCGGTGGAGAAGGCTCGCGCGGCGAAATAAGACGATCCAGCCTGCGCACGCCCGCCGCGCCTTCAGGGCGCAGTGAGCGTCATGCCGTGTTGCTTGAAGATCGCCAGCAACTCGCCGCTGCCACGGATCGATTGCAGGGCGGATTCCAGCGCCAGGCCCAGCTCCTTGTTCTCGGCCTTGATCGCCATGCCCACCGGCCAGCCGGTGTCGGGGATGCCGCTGAGCGCCAGGGGCGTGAGGCGGTACTGCCCGGGCTGGGCCTCCGCGCGCGAGAGCACCGACTCGGCCTGCGCCCGCGTCACGTAGGCGGCAACGGCCTTGCCATCAAGCATGGCTTGCACGGCCTGCGTGCCGGTGTTGTGGATGCCAACCTGCGCGCGCAGCAGGCCGCCGCTGTACCCCATGAGCGCGCTGGTGGCACCCGCGCCGCGCTCGGCCGCGAGCTGCAATCCCTTGAGGTCCTCGGGGCTGCTCACGTCGGCGATGCGGCGGGTGTCATAGGCCAGCACCAGCGACTGGCGCATGTACGGCGCCAGGATCAGCACCTGGCGGTTGCGCGCCATGAGGTACCTGTCGCCAGGCACCTGCAGCATCACGTCGGCCGGGCCGTAGCCCAGGTAGTGACCCCGCCACACCATGTTGCGCAGGTCGTCGTTCATGTTCTCGCCCGCGTCGAAGGGCAGCAGCGCAAGCTTGAGGCCGAGCTGACGGGCCAGCGCGGTAGCGATCGACACGTCCAGCCCCTTCACGTCGTTGGTCGGGCCGTCAGAGAAGGGCGCGTTGTCTTTGTAGACCGCGACCTTGAGCACACCGCTGGCGCGGATCTTCGCCAGGTCGCTCAGCTCGGTCTGGGCTTGTGCCAGCACAGGTACACCGGCCAGCAAAGGCAGCAGGCCGGCCAGGACCTGGCGGCGATCAAGGTGTGTGCGTTTTTCTGTCATGTCTTGTCTCCTCACGGTGCGGGCCGCCAGCGGCTCGCGGGTCACATCACTTCTCGCGGCGGGTTTCCAGGTAGGTCTTGATCGACCAGATGGCTTCCTGCGTGAGCGTGGCCTCGAAGGGTGGCATGTACACGCGGCCATCGCGCACGCGACCACGACGCACGGTGGACACGTAGTAGTCGTCCATCTCCTTGTAGCAGGCCGCCTTCTTGGCCGCATCGGCCATGCCCGAGCAGTCGCTGTCGAACTTGCGCAGGTCGGGCGACATGCCGCCCGAGATGGCTTCCAGACCGTGGCAGCGCGCGCAGTTCTGGTTGTAGGCCGAGGTGCCGATGCGCAGCGCTTCCTTGTTGGCCGGGCCTGCGCTGAAAGGGTTGGCATCGAGCCACTTGGCGCCGAGCTGCGGCAGGGTGCTGGTGTCCACCGATTGCGGGGTCACGTCACCGTGGGCCATCACGGCGGCGACGCCGCAAGTCACGGCCAGGGCCAGCAGGCCGCGAGCGGCGCGTTTCGAGAGAGAAAGGGATCGGGTTTTCATCGAAAGGTCTCCATGGTCAAAAGCGGGTTCACCTGTCGTGGTCAGCAAGAAGCAGGCCTTCCATCAAAAGCCGGATCGACACCGCCAACGTGTACCAATTTGCATCAACTGTGCAGACGGTCGTCGCGCAGCGTGTCACACCCCTGCGGACAAC includes:
- a CDS encoding DUF779 domain-containing protein, whose translation is MVDKVVATPAALELVAFLKTKHGPDLMFHQSGGCCDNSAANCYLPGEITMGAGDVYLGDVGGSPFYIGRAQYEYWRHTQLIIDVIEGHGGTFSLEGPEGKAFHTRSRVFSEAELAELDATRSG
- the exaC gene encoding acetaldehyde dehydrogenase ExaC, which encodes MLYAAPGAAGAKITYKNQYDNFIGGRWIAPMQGQYFDVITPVSGKVYTRAARSTAEDIELALDAAHAAADAWGKTSAAERANVLLKIADRIEANLEVLAYAETVDNGKAIRETLNADIPLTVDHFRYFAGCVRAQEGSLSNIDENTVAYHIQEPLGVIGQIIPWNFPILMAAWKLAPALGAGNCVVLKPAESTPISILILAELIGDLLPPGVLNIVNGYGREAGMPLATSKRIAKIAFTGSTSTGRVIAQAAANNLIPATLELGGKSPNVFFADIMDKDDAFLDKAIEGLVLFAFNQGEVCTCPSRALIQESIYDRFMERVLKRVAAIKHANPLDTDSMMGAQASKEQLTKILSYLDLGKQEGAEVLAGGGQAHLGGDLEGGYYVQPTLFKGHNKMRIFQEEIFGPVLAVTTFKDEAEALAIANDTLYGLGAGVWSRNGNVAYRMGRAIKAGRVWTNCYHAYPAHAAFGGYKESGIGRETHKMMLDHYQQTKNLLVSYSENKLGFF
- a CDS encoding IclR family transcriptional regulator domain-containing protein encodes the protein MVVPSHSSTEAVAPRLPIDPHDLIAGLGRGLAVIESFDDGHPRMTVAEVATRTGIPRSAARRHLLSLCHFGYADSDGKRFWLAPRVLRLGQSYLEAARLPRLVQPFIQRLSLATGETVNVSLLDGHEVVYVARSNSPRVVSIGFYAGARVPAHVVGPGTVLLAAWSDDALQSWVAAHEFSAFTASTVVDRDAFLEQVRVSRGSDAWISRGRLDPGLVGVAVRLTDRRGEVRAAIGMTLQAAFWDDARIAAELIPALQETAGILRPLL
- a CDS encoding TRAP transporter substrate-binding protein → MITLRRTFLATSLATASLLLSLPGAAQDIQVRAIKFTAASNKGHPQVMGVEKFAEIVAKKSGGKLNVKPFPGGALGPDAQVVSAMQGGNVEMNVMNASLLAGNVKEMAIFDYPFLFGNAKEADAVIDGPVGRKLLDKLQERGLVGLAYWDLGFRQMHTTKKAIRTADDLKGVKMRVIPTAQYVDFMNTIGATATPMPYTETYSALEQGAIDGMTNPLLNIVNEKFYEVTKHLTLTNHMYTPQAVIVSKKFWDKLSADEQKILQDAASETALYQRKVAREEATKALDTLKKNGMQVYEMPAQEIAKLRERAKPAMDKLTAQVGEPLVKDMIAAVEKARAAK
- a CDS encoding substrate-binding periplasmic protein, producing the protein MTEKRTHLDRRQVLAGLLPLLAGVPVLAQAQTELSDLAKIRASGVLKVAVYKDNAPFSDGPTNDVKGLDVSIATALARQLGLKLALLPFDAGENMNDDLRNMVWRGHYLGYGPADVMLQVPGDRYLMARNRQVLILAPYMRQSLVLAYDTRRIADVSSPEDLKGLQLAAERGAGATSALMGYSGGLLRAQVGIHNTGTQAVQAMLDGKAVAAYVTRAQAESVLSRAEAQPGQYRLTPLALSGIPDTGWPVGMAIKAENKELGLALESALQSIRGSGELLAIFKQHGMTLTAP
- the pedF gene encoding cytochrome c-550 PedF, with translation MKTRSLSLSKRAARGLLALAVTCGVAAVMAHGDVTPQSVDTSTLPQLGAKWLDANPFSAGPANKEALRIGTSAYNQNCARCHGLEAISGGMSPDLRKFDSDCSGMADAAKKAACYKEMDDYYVSTVRRGRVRDGRVYMPPFEATLTQEAIWSIKTYLETRREK